In Equus przewalskii isolate Varuska chromosome 15, EquPr2, whole genome shotgun sequence, a single genomic region encodes these proteins:
- the LOC103550607 gene encoding protein SPMIP1: MKDLFLSQNQACWQEHIQKEAAARVAWKINYGHKYPKEGPIPRKRLQQAPLRSALGVGPMPVTSSQDSKEVQAGWPETKGVWDQLSRGVGVQDPPPKGDISEARGVTWGPAGQTKLEGLKMRQVPPSTLQLLFQGISHDGQGRALYLQERHRQKPEEKYPYPILSSWEYGWHVGGAMEDTRAPTYARSQPITKTFYIKNTVFHIPRRTDQLT; this comes from the exons ATGAAGGATCTGTTCCTCTCCCAGAACCAAGCCTGCTGGCAGGAGCACATCCAGAAGGAGGCTGCCGCCCGAGTCGCCTGGAAGATCAACTATGGCCACAAGTACCCGAAGGAGGGGCCCATACCCAGGAAGCGGCTCCAGCAGGCCCCCCTCAGGTCAGCCTTGGGAGTGGGACCAATGCCTGTCACCAGCTCCCAGGACAGCAAGGAGGTACAGGCTGGATGGCCAGAGACTAAGGGGGTCTGGGATCAGCTGTCCAGAGGAGTGGGTGTCCAGGACCCCCCGCCCAAGGGAGACATCTCAGAAGCCCGAGGAGTAACTTGGGGGCCAGCAGGCCAGACCAAGCTAGAGGGCTTAAAAATGAGGCAGGTCCCCCCGAGCACCCTGCAGCTGCTCTTTCAAGGCATCTCCCACGACGGCCAAGGCCGGGCTTTGTACCTCCAGGAGCGGCATCGGCAGAAGCCGGAGGAGAAGTATCCATACCCAATCCTGTCATCCTGGGAGTACGGCTGGCATGTGG GGGGCGCCATGGAGGACACCAGGGCTCCAACTTATGCCAGGTCCCAGCCCATCACCAAGACCTTTTACATCAAAAATACCGTCTTCCATATTCCACGGCGAACAGACCAGCTAACGTGA